In Halobaculum limi, one DNA window encodes the following:
- the rpl12p gene encoding 50S ribosomal protein P1: protein MEYVYAALILNETGEEINEDNITSVLEAAGVDVEESRVKALVAALEDVDIEEAIDTAAAAPAAGAAGGAAGGSADEADADDGDDEDDEEAEADEAEDDEDDDEGSGEGLGELFG, encoded by the coding sequence ATGGAATACGTTTACGCAGCACTCATCCTGAACGAGACGGGCGAGGAGATCAACGAGGACAACATCACGTCGGTGCTCGAAGCCGCCGGCGTCGACGTCGAGGAATCCCGCGTGAAGGCCCTGGTGGCCGCGCTGGAGGACGTCGACATCGAGGAGGCCATCGACACGGCCGCCGCAGCGCCCGCCGCGGGCGCCGCGGGCGGCGCCGCTGGCGGCTCCGCCGACGAGGCGGACGCCGACGACGGCGACGACGAGGACGACGAGGAGGCCGAGGCCGACGAGGCCGAGGACGACGAGGACGACGACGAAGGCTCGGGCGAGGGCCTGGGCGAACTCTTCGGCTAA
- a CDS encoding aldo/keto reductase, protein MTYTRLGDTGLEVSQLCLGCMNFGSGEPWMMNDRDASVDLIHEAMDLGINFLDTANVYSRGESESIVGDAVSSARREELVLATKVYGDMFDGPNGQGLSRKHILDQVDASLDRLGTDYIDLYQIHRWDDETPIEETLSALDSLVESGRVRYIGASTMTAYQFTKALYTSDIEDYERFTCMQPEYSAVDRHEEANLLEVCEAEGVGVIPWSPLAGGFLTGKYERGEAPAEGLRAESDEYTRNRFTDENWAVLDEIRAVADEEDATPAQVALAWLLEQDVVTAPIIGPRSSEHLRENVDAVSLDLSPDQVARIAEPKTPRWPAPGKD, encoded by the coding sequence ATGACGTACACACGATTGGGCGACACCGGACTGGAGGTGTCGCAACTGTGTCTCGGCTGTATGAACTTCGGCTCCGGCGAGCCGTGGATGATGAACGACCGCGACGCCAGCGTCGACCTCATCCACGAGGCGATGGATCTGGGCATCAACTTCCTCGACACCGCCAACGTCTACTCGCGCGGAGAGTCGGAGTCCATCGTCGGCGACGCCGTCTCGTCGGCCCGTCGGGAGGAGTTGGTGCTGGCGACGAAGGTGTACGGAGACATGTTCGACGGCCCAAACGGACAGGGCCTCTCGCGCAAGCACATTCTCGACCAAGTCGACGCCAGTCTCGACCGCCTGGGCACCGACTACATCGACCTCTACCAGATCCACCGCTGGGACGACGAGACACCCATCGAGGAGACGCTCTCTGCGCTCGATTCGCTGGTCGAGAGCGGACGGGTGCGCTACATCGGCGCGTCGACGATGACTGCCTATCAGTTCACGAAGGCACTCTACACCAGCGACATCGAAGACTACGAGCGATTCACCTGTATGCAACCGGAGTACAGCGCCGTCGACCGCCACGAGGAGGCGAACCTGCTGGAAGTGTGTGAAGCGGAGGGCGTCGGCGTCATCCCGTGGTCGCCGCTCGCGGGCGGCTTCCTCACCGGCAAGTACGAACGGGGAGAAGCGCCCGCCGAGGGCCTGCGCGCGGAAAGCGACGAGTACACTCGGAACCGCTTCACCGACGAGAACTGGGCGGTTCTCGACGAGATACGCGCTGTCGCCGACGAGGAAGACGCGACCCCCGCACAGGTGGCGCTGGCGTGGCTGCTCGAACAGGACGTGGTCACGGCGCCTATCATCGGCCCGCGGTCGAGCGAGCACCTCCGCGAGAACGTCGACGCCGTGTCGCTCGACCTGTCCCCCGACCAAGTCGCCCGAATCGCCGAACCGAAGACGCCTAGATGGCCAGCACCCGGCAAGGACTAA
- a CDS encoding elongation factor 1-beta, producing MGKVAAKMKVMPQSPEIDLDELQERLEASLPQGAEIRNVERDDVAFGLVALLPMVVVPDDAGGTEAVEEAFAGVDGVESVKVEEVGRL from the coding sequence ATGGGGAAGGTCGCCGCGAAGATGAAGGTCATGCCGCAAAGTCCCGAGATCGACCTCGACGAACTGCAGGAGCGTCTGGAAGCGTCGCTCCCGCAGGGCGCAGAGATTCGCAACGTCGAGCGTGACGACGTCGCGTTCGGTCTCGTCGCACTCCTGCCTATGGTCGTCGTCCCCGACGACGCCGGCGGCACCGAAGCCGTCGAGGAGGCGTTTGCGGGCGTCGACGGCGTTGAGAGCGTGAAGGTCGAAGAAGTCGGTCGCCTGTAA
- a CDS encoding HVO_2753 family zinc finger protein, which produces MSQPESEQRSQRRCVSCGINVAGTAAATFKCPDCGTQISRCAKCRKQSNLFECPDCSFRGP; this is translated from the coding sequence ATGAGCCAGCCAGAGTCCGAGCAGCGCTCTCAGCGGCGCTGTGTCTCCTGTGGCATCAACGTCGCCGGGACGGCCGCCGCGACGTTCAAGTGTCCCGACTGCGGCACCCAGATCAGTCGGTGTGCGAAGTGCCGCAAGCAGAGCAACCTCTTCGAGTGTCCTGACTGCAGTTTCCGGGGGCCCTAA
- a CDS encoding universal stress protein yields the protein MGLYDRILVPTDGSDGVERAVRHAIDLAVQHGATVHALYVVNSASYAGMPMESSWEGIDEMLRGDAEDAISLVEALGDDYDVPVETAVIDGSPSKEIVRYAEDNDCDLVVMGTHGRGGIDRLLLGSVAEKVVRGSSVPVLTVRVTDPR from the coding sequence ATGGGACTGTACGACCGGATCCTCGTCCCGACCGACGGCTCTGACGGGGTCGAACGCGCCGTCCGCCACGCCATCGACCTGGCGGTCCAACACGGAGCGACCGTCCACGCACTGTACGTCGTCAACTCGGCGTCGTACGCCGGGATGCCGATGGAGTCGAGTTGGGAGGGTATCGACGAGATGCTCCGCGGCGACGCCGAAGACGCCATCTCGCTGGTCGAGGCGCTGGGCGACGACTACGACGTGCCCGTCGAGACGGCCGTCATCGACGGCTCACCGAGCAAAGAGATCGTCCGCTACGCCGAGGACAACGACTGCGACCTCGTCGTGATGGGGACCCACGGTCGCGGCGGTATCGACCGCCTGTTGCTCGGGAGCGTCGCCGAGAAGGTCGTCCGCGGGTCGTCGGTTCCCGTCCTCACGGTTCGCGTGACAGACCCGCGATAA
- a CDS encoding aldo/keto reductase yields the protein MAYTRLGDTGLEVSQLCLGCMNFGSEQPWMMNDRDASIDLIHEAMDLGINFLDTANVYSTGESEDIVGDAVESASRDELVLATKVYGEMRDGPNGQGLSRKHILDQVDASLDRLGTDYVDLYQIHRWDEHTPIEETLSALDHLVETGRVRYIGASTMTAYQFTKALYTSDIEDYERFACMQPEYSAVARYEEANLLDVCEAEGVGVIPWSPLAGGFLTGKYERDGDPEDGTRGAASESVRGYFTDENWDVLDAVRAVAAEEDASPAQVALAWLLEQDVVTAPIIGPRTSEHLHENVAALGVELSESQVDRIAAPKTPQYPKA from the coding sequence ATGGCGTACACGCGGTTGGGCGACACCGGACTGGAGGTGTCGCAACTGTGTCTCGGCTGTATGAACTTCGGGAGCGAACAGCCGTGGATGATGAACGACCGCGACGCCAGCATCGACCTCATCCACGAGGCGATGGATCTGGGCATCAACTTCCTCGACACCGCCAACGTCTACTCGACCGGCGAGAGCGAGGATATCGTCGGCGACGCCGTCGAGAGTGCGAGCCGCGACGAACTCGTCCTCGCGACGAAGGTGTACGGCGAGATGCGCGACGGTCCCAACGGGCAGGGGCTCTCGCGCAAGCATATTCTCGACCAGGTCGACGCCAGTCTCGACCGCCTCGGCACCGACTATGTCGACCTCTACCAGATCCACCGCTGGGACGAGCATACGCCCATCGAGGAGACGCTCTCGGCGCTGGATCACCTCGTCGAGACGGGGCGCGTCCGCTACATCGGCGCGTCGACGATGACCGCCTACCAGTTCACGAAGGCGCTGTACACCAGTGACATCGAAGACTACGAGCGGTTCGCGTGTATGCAACCGGAGTACTCCGCGGTCGCCCGCTACGAGGAGGCGAACCTGCTGGACGTGTGTGAGGCAGAGGGCGTGGGTGTTATCCCGTGGTCACCGCTCGCAGGCGGCTTCCTCACCGGCAAGTACGAACGAGACGGCGACCCCGAAGACGGGACACGCGGCGCGGCCTCCGAGTCGGTCCGTGGCTACTTCACCGACGAGAACTGGGACGTCCTCGACGCGGTCCGAGCGGTCGCCGCGGAGGAAGACGCCTCACCTGCACAGGTGGCGCTGGCGTGGCTACTCGAACAGGACGTGGTCACGGCACCCATCATCGGGCCACGCACGAGCGAACACCTCCACGAAAATGTCGCGGCACTCGGCGTCGAGTTGAGCGAATCGCAGGTCGACCGGATCGCAGCGCCGAAGACGCCGCAGTACCCCAAGGCGTAG
- a CDS encoding 50S ribosomal protein L11, whose amino-acid sequence MAGTIEVLVPGGQANPGPPLGPELGPTPVDVQAVVSDINEQTAAFDGMEVPITVEYEDDGSFTIEVGVPPTAELIKDEVGFDTGSGEPQKNFVADMSVEQVKKVAEQKMSDLLAYDVKAAAKEVGGTCASLGVTIDGEDARTFDDRVDAGEYDDILADEAAA is encoded by the coding sequence ATGGCTGGAACCATCGAAGTGCTCGTTCCCGGCGGCCAGGCCAACCCCGGCCCGCCGCTCGGTCCCGAGCTCGGCCCGACGCCCGTCGACGTGCAGGCGGTCGTCTCCGACATTAACGAACAGACTGCCGCGTTCGACGGGATGGAAGTCCCCATCACCGTCGAGTACGAGGACGACGGCTCGTTCACCATCGAGGTCGGTGTCCCGCCGACGGCAGAACTGATCAAAGACGAAGTCGGCTTCGACACCGGGTCGGGCGAACCCCAGAAGAACTTCGTCGCCGACATGAGCGTCGAACAGGTGAAGAAGGTCGCCGAGCAGAAGATGTCTGACCTGCTCGCGTACGACGTGAAAGCCGCCGCCAAAGAGGTCGGCGGTACCTGCGCCAGTCTCGGTGTCACCATCGACGGCGAGGACGCGCGGACGTTCGACGACCGCGTCGATGCCGGTGAGTACGACGACATCCTCGCCGACGAAGCGGCAGCGTAA
- a CDS encoding tripartite tricarboxylate transporter permease: MVPLSESPAGTLLVAYTVGGCLLGCCSGLVPGLHANNFALLLAGAAPTLDAPPLPLGCAMLAAGVVHTFLDVVPALTLGVPDAAMASSALPAHQLVTEGRGREALRLSAAGSGIALCVSLPLAVGVTAGMRVAYPTLSAWPPLVLAAVAVFLVATEATNRRRVAGAVSFALATGLGLAVLDAPTDPLVTAGGVLAPLFAGLFRVPVLLQAVGGAGVPPQADARLGVTRRELGAAAVAGAGGGAAVGYLPGVSAGVASVLALPATAGRDPVREYVVATSGANTATAVFALFAYWAFGTTRSGVLVAMNEAGVPATLTPLVAALVVAGAVGVLGVVVLGDAALRVVGAVPTTPLVGGVLVGLVGLSVLFAGPAGVVVLTTATVVGFVPVALGCRRVHLMGVLLGPLILA, encoded by the coding sequence GTGGTTCCCCTCTCCGAGTCTCCCGCAGGGACGCTCCTCGTCGCGTACACAGTCGGCGGGTGTCTGCTCGGCTGTTGTAGCGGCCTCGTCCCCGGCCTCCACGCCAACAACTTCGCGCTCTTGCTCGCGGGGGCCGCGCCTACGCTCGACGCGCCGCCGCTCCCGCTGGGGTGTGCGATGCTGGCCGCCGGCGTCGTCCACACGTTCCTCGACGTGGTGCCGGCGCTGACGCTCGGCGTTCCTGACGCCGCGATGGCCTCCTCCGCGCTCCCCGCTCACCAACTCGTCACCGAGGGTCGCGGGCGTGAGGCGCTTCGGCTCTCTGCTGCCGGCTCCGGTATCGCGTTGTGCGTCTCGCTCCCGCTGGCGGTCGGCGTCACCGCGGGGATGCGAGTCGCGTATCCGACGCTCAGCGCGTGGCCTCCGCTCGTCCTCGCGGCGGTGGCGGTGTTCCTCGTCGCGACGGAGGCGACGAACCGCCGCCGGGTCGCGGGCGCGGTGTCGTTCGCGCTGGCGACGGGGTTGGGACTCGCAGTCCTTGACGCGCCGACGGATCCGCTCGTCACGGCTGGCGGCGTGCTCGCCCCACTGTTCGCAGGGTTGTTCCGGGTTCCGGTGTTATTGCAGGCGGTCGGCGGGGCGGGCGTTCCGCCGCAGGCAGACGCGCGACTGGGTGTGACACGGCGTGAACTCGGTGCCGCCGCCGTCGCGGGTGCGGGCGGCGGCGCGGCCGTCGGCTACCTCCCCGGCGTCTCCGCGGGCGTCGCGTCCGTGCTAGCGCTACCGGCGACCGCCGGGCGCGACCCGGTGCGCGAGTACGTCGTCGCGACCAGCGGTGCGAACACGGCGACGGCGGTGTTCGCGCTGTTCGCTTACTGGGCGTTCGGGACGACTCGGTCGGGCGTACTCGTCGCGATGAACGAGGCAGGTGTTCCGGCGACGCTCACACCGCTGGTGGCGGCGCTCGTCGTCGCTGGTGCGGTCGGCGTCCTCGGCGTAGTCGTCCTCGGCGACGCGGCGCTTCGCGTGGTGGGCGCCGTCCCGACCACTCCGCTCGTCGGCGGTGTCCTCGTTGGCCTCGTCGGTCTCTCGGTTCTGTTCGCGGGACCGGCGGGCGTCGTCGTCCTCACGACCGCCACTGTCGTCGGATTCGTCCCAGTTGCGCTCGGCTGTCGGCGTGTACACCTGATGGGCGTGTTGCTCGGACCACTGATCCTCGCGTGA
- a CDS encoding 50S ribosomal protein L10, whose amino-acid sequence MSSSAQERKTETIPEWKREEVDALTTFVDSYDAVGVVDLTGIPSRQLQDMRRDLHGQAELRMSRNTLIQRTLDEVDAGVEELDEFVSGHVGLIGTNDNPFGLYKQLEASKTSAPIGAGEVAPNDIVIPAGDTGVDPGPFVGELQQVGADARIQEGSIQVLSDSHVLDAGEVVSDELSNVLGELGIEPKEVGLDLRAVFADGVLFEPEELAIDVDEYRADVQSAAAAARNLSVNAAYPTARTAGTLLGKAAGDAKAVGLYAAIEDEELIPDLVARADAQLRSLAAVIDDDEALPEELRGVEAAPEPAAEEETDESSDDEDTEAEPADDDADDDDDDGDGAEGLGAMFG is encoded by the coding sequence ATGAGCAGTTCCGCACAGGAGCGCAAGACGGAGACGATTCCGGAGTGGAAGCGCGAGGAGGTCGACGCACTCACGACGTTCGTCGACTCGTACGACGCCGTCGGCGTCGTCGACCTCACTGGCATCCCGAGCCGTCAGCTCCAGGATATGCGCCGCGACCTGCACGGGCAGGCCGAACTGCGGATGTCCCGGAACACGCTCATCCAGCGCACGCTGGACGAGGTCGACGCCGGCGTCGAGGAACTCGACGAGTTCGTCTCCGGCCACGTCGGCCTCATCGGGACGAACGACAACCCCTTCGGGCTGTACAAACAGCTCGAGGCGTCGAAGACCTCCGCGCCCATCGGCGCGGGTGAGGTCGCCCCGAACGACATCGTCATCCCCGCGGGTGACACGGGGGTCGACCCCGGGCCGTTCGTCGGCGAACTCCAACAGGTCGGCGCTGACGCACGCATTCAGGAGGGCTCCATCCAGGTGCTCTCCGATTCGCACGTGCTCGACGCTGGGGAAGTCGTCTCCGACGAACTCTCCAACGTGCTGGGCGAACTCGGCATCGAGCCGAAGGAAGTCGGGCTGGACCTGCGCGCCGTCTTCGCGGACGGCGTGCTGTTCGAGCCCGAGGAACTCGCCATCGACGTGGACGAGTACCGCGCGGACGTGCAGTCCGCCGCGGCGGCGGCGCGCAACCTCTCGGTCAACGCCGCCTACCCGACCGCCCGCACCGCGGGCACCCTGCTCGGCAAGGCCGCTGGCGACGCGAAGGCCGTCGGCCTGTACGCGGCCATCGAGGACGAGGAGCTCATCCCCGACCTCGTTGCCCGCGCGGACGCACAGCTGCGTTCGCTTGCGGCCGTCATCGACGACGACGAGGCGCTCCCCGAGGAGCTCCGCGGCGTCGAGGCGGCACCAGAGCCGGCTGCCGAGGAGGAGACGGATGAATCGAGCGACGACGAGGACACGGAAGCCGAGCCTGCTGACGACGACGCCGACGACGATGACGACGACGGCGACGGCGCAGAAGGCCTCGGCGCGATGTTCGGATAA
- a CDS encoding PHP domain-containing protein — MHDYHAHSVYSDGSNLRRMLDAATEAGLDGVGFADHCTLTRDPQWRRQRNRYARNFDRTYDRRRAVLSSLRADYDVDIYDAVEVDYEPGLEERIRSFLDEAGFDYALGSVHYVGEYSVFSFQDFSTPDTPSPEVMVADYYETVASLVESELFNVAAHVDVVEAHPQLTGLRTPDQIERVADAFTRSRTIPEVNAKRVGRSGGPDFHPSGDLLDALVDRGVPFTLGTDAHDPSEYDVRSNALSRFCAAHDLEVVSPFDVPPRRQSADERPQAAE; from the coding sequence ATGCACGATTACCACGCCCACTCCGTGTACTCGGACGGGAGCAACCTCAGGCGGATGCTCGATGCCGCCACCGAGGCCGGACTCGACGGCGTGGGCTTTGCAGATCACTGTACGCTCACTCGCGACCCACAGTGGCGACGGCAGCGTAATCGTTACGCCCGAAACTTCGACCGGACGTACGACCGCCGGAGGGCCGTGCTATCGTCGCTCCGTGCCGACTACGACGTCGACATCTACGACGCCGTCGAGGTGGACTACGAACCCGGGTTGGAGGAGCGAATCCGGTCGTTTCTCGACGAGGCTGGATTCGACTACGCACTCGGGAGCGTCCACTACGTCGGCGAGTACTCCGTCTTCTCGTTTCAGGACTTCTCGACGCCCGACACGCCGTCGCCCGAGGTGATGGTCGCGGACTACTACGAGACGGTCGCCTCGCTGGTCGAGTCGGAACTGTTCAACGTCGCCGCACACGTCGACGTCGTCGAGGCACACCCACAACTGACCGGCCTGCGAACGCCCGACCAAATCGAACGAGTTGCCGACGCGTTCACACGCTCGCGGACGATTCCCGAAGTGAACGCCAAGCGCGTGGGTCGGAGCGGGGGGCCAGACTTCCACCCGTCCGGTGACTTGCTGGACGCGCTCGTGGATCGAGGGGTACCGTTCACGCTCGGGACCGACGCCCACGACCCCAGTGAATACGACGTTCGCTCGAACGCGCTGTCCCGTTTCTGTGCTGCCCACGACCTCGAGGTGGTGTCGCCGTTCGACGTGCCGCCGCGTCGGCAGTCGGCCGATGAACGGCCACAGGCCGCCGAGTAA
- a CDS encoding 50S ribosomal protein L1 → MADSIEDAVTQALENAPARNFRETVDLAINLRDLDLNDPSNRVDDEVVLPAGTGQETQIVVIAEGETALRAEDVADDVLSGDDLSELASDEDAAKDLAEETDFFIAEADMMQDVASNLGRILGPRGKMPTPLQPDDDVVETVNRMKNTVQIRSRDRRTFHTRVGAQDMSADEIADNIDVIIRRLEADLEKGPLNIDAIYVKTTMGPSVEVPV, encoded by the coding sequence ATGGCAGATTCAATCGAGGACGCAGTAACCCAAGCACTGGAGAACGCCCCCGCTCGCAACTTCCGCGAGACCGTGGATTTAGCGATCAATCTCCGGGACTTGGACCTCAACGACCCGTCGAATCGAGTTGACGACGAAGTTGTGCTTCCGGCCGGAACCGGCCAGGAGACACAGATCGTCGTCATTGCGGAGGGTGAGACAGCCCTCCGTGCGGAAGACGTCGCAGACGACGTCCTGTCGGGTGACGACCTCTCGGAGTTAGCCTCCGACGAGGACGCCGCCAAAGACCTCGCAGAGGAGACCGACTTCTTCATCGCCGAGGCCGATATGATGCAGGACGTTGCGTCCAATCTCGGGCGCATTCTGGGGCCGCGCGGCAAGATGCCGACGCCGCTCCAGCCTGACGACGACGTCGTCGAGACCGTCAACCGCATGAAAAACACCGTCCAGATTCGCTCTCGCGACCGCCGCACGTTCCACACGCGCGTCGGCGCACAAGATATGAGCGCGGATGAGATCGCCGACAACATCGACGTGATCATCCGGCGGCTGGAAGCGGACCTCGAGAAGGGGCCGCTCAACATCGACGCGATCTACGTCAAGACGACGATGGGTCCGTCCGTGGAGGTGCCCGTATGA
- a CDS encoding TrmB family transcriptional regulator: METESLVETLEAAGLSPYQAEAYVALLNLGTASATDVADASGVPAPRIYDVLRSLEDLDYIETYEQGSLRARAHSPSIVLDDLRRRATRLEEAAEEVEQRWEEPELEAGDASIVTRFRTVVERAESFIDEATHQILLSTTVEHLQELTPALRRATERGVSVRVSVHTEKEDLPPTRDLFEGVCLEARHRPLPAPFVALADRRRASFAHHPDSYDRYGVLVNDRTHTYVFYWYFLTCLWEPWGTVYDATGDGLPAEFLDVRHLVRALDDIAWEQSPVRIKVEGQWTDTGEECTVEGTVVDVRVPFGSEAEMGFELAGQVTVDLDVDGDFVSIGGWGALVEDIEATRLTMVESPER; encoded by the coding sequence ATGGAAACGGAGTCGCTCGTCGAGACCCTGGAGGCTGCTGGCCTGTCCCCGTATCAGGCCGAGGCGTACGTCGCGCTGTTGAACCTGGGGACAGCGTCGGCGACCGACGTGGCCGACGCAAGCGGCGTTCCCGCCCCGCGAATCTACGACGTGTTGCGCTCGCTCGAAGACCTCGATTACATCGAGACGTACGAACAGGGGTCCCTTCGCGCACGCGCACACAGTCCATCCATTGTCCTCGACGACCTCCGACGACGGGCGACTCGATTGGAGGAAGCCGCCGAAGAGGTCGAACAGCGGTGGGAAGAGCCCGAACTGGAAGCGGGAGACGCGAGCATCGTCACGCGCTTTCGTACCGTCGTCGAACGGGCGGAGTCGTTCATCGACGAGGCGACCCACCAGATCCTGCTGTCGACGACGGTCGAGCACCTGCAGGAACTCACGCCGGCGCTCCGCCGGGCGACCGAGCGAGGCGTCTCCGTGCGCGTGTCAGTCCACACCGAGAAAGAGGACTTGCCGCCGACGCGTGACCTGTTCGAGGGCGTGTGTCTCGAGGCGCGGCATCGGCCGCTACCGGCGCCGTTCGTCGCGTTGGCCGACCGTCGACGAGCGTCGTTCGCTCACCACCCGGACTCGTACGATCGCTACGGGGTATTAGTAAACGATCGCACACACACGTACGTCTTCTACTGGTACTTCCTCACCTGCCTGTGGGAGCCGTGGGGGACGGTGTACGACGCGACCGGCGACGGACTTCCGGCCGAGTTCCTCGACGTCCGTCATCTCGTGCGTGCGCTAGACGACATCGCCTGGGAACAGTCGCCCGTCCGGATCAAAGTCGAGGGGCAGTGGACCGACACGGGCGAGGAGTGCACCGTCGAGGGGACCGTCGTCGATGTGCGGGTTCCGTTCGGGTCGGAAGCGGAGATGGGCTTCGAGTTGGCCGGACAGGTGACGGTCGACCTCGACGTGGACGGCGACTTCGTCAGCATCGGGGGGTGGGGCGCACTCGTCGAGGACATCGAGGCCACGCGGTTGACGATGGTCGAGTCACCGGAGCGCTGA
- a CDS encoding extracellular solute-binding protein, with product MSDDSTRNGVSRREYLAAAGASGAALGLAGCLGGGGGGGGSEQINTEPPSEDVTIQIAADSNFSNAADDIIQTLREDGGLPENIDIEFLAGSFTTGDRRSQYQQILSAGQERPTIMMMDNGWTIPFIAREQIANLSTALPDSITSNVEENYVDNMVATAQNTDGDLFGIPLFIDLPTIQYRKDLLREAGYTDDDFDTWATEAMTWSDFSSVVRETMDATDVDNGFLWQGSSYEGLSCCSFIEFMGSHGGSYFGEFENYFGPIGDRPITVDGEGVINAIRMLRTFIYGQNDDTALEGYENISPQAVVQYTEEPAREPFTNGNAVALRNWPYSININGAEDVFGEDLGVMPIPYAVTEEESEYSSIGGTTAAMGGWHLTLNPNASDLRKRAALQVFQALQEESVRLRMAEIGGWIPPIPDLIDTEQTRSLDLIGRYVDSLAVAADNALPRPVTTVWGQQSTQIAREVNAALRQEKTATQAMSDLKSSIEEIESSA from the coding sequence ATGTCTGACGATAGCACACGGAACGGCGTTTCGCGTCGCGAGTATCTCGCGGCCGCAGGCGCTTCGGGCGCGGCACTCGGATTAGCTGGCTGCCTCGGCGGCGGTGGTGGCGGTGGCGGCTCCGAGCAGATCAACACCGAGCCTCCGTCCGAGGACGTGACGATCCAGATCGCGGCCGACTCCAACTTCAGCAACGCGGCAGACGATATCATCCAGACGCTCCGCGAGGACGGTGGCCTCCCGGAGAACATCGATATCGAGTTCCTCGCCGGTTCGTTCACGACCGGCGACCGACGCTCCCAGTACCAGCAGATCCTCTCGGCGGGCCAGGAGCGCCCGACGATCATGATGATGGACAACGGGTGGACGATCCCGTTCATCGCCCGCGAGCAGATCGCGAACCTCAGCACGGCGCTGCCGGACTCCATCACCTCGAACGTCGAGGAGAACTACGTCGACAATATGGTCGCGACGGCGCAAAACACTGACGGCGACCTCTTCGGCATCCCGCTGTTCATCGACCTGCCGACCATTCAGTACCGCAAGGACCTGCTGCGTGAGGCAGGGTACACCGACGACGACTTCGACACGTGGGCCACCGAGGCGATGACGTGGAGCGACTTCTCGTCGGTCGTCCGAGAGACGATGGACGCCACGGACGTCGACAACGGCTTCCTGTGGCAGGGCTCCTCCTACGAGGGGCTGTCGTGCTGTTCGTTCATCGAGTTCATGGGCTCGCACGGCGGCTCCTACTTCGGCGAGTTCGAGAACTACTTCGGCCCCATCGGCGACCGGCCGATCACCGTCGACGGCGAGGGCGTCATCAACGCCATCCGCATGCTGCGGACGTTCATCTACGGGCAGAACGACGACACCGCGCTGGAGGGCTACGAGAACATCTCCCCGCAGGCCGTCGTCCAGTACACCGAAGAGCCGGCTCGTGAACCCTTCACGAACGGCAACGCGGTCGCACTCCGCAACTGGCCGTACTCGATCAACATCAACGGCGCAGAGGACGTCTTCGGCGAGGACCTGGGCGTGATGCCAATCCCGTACGCGGTCACCGAGGAGGAGTCCGAGTACAGTTCCATCGGCGGCACCACCGCCGCGATGGGCGGCTGGCACCTCACCCTCAACCCGAACGCGAGCGACTTGCGCAAGCGCGCGGCGCTGCAGGTGTTCCAGGCGCTGCAGGAGGAGTCCGTCCGCCTGCGGATGGCCGAGATTGGTGGCTGGATCCCGCCGATTCCGGACCTTATCGACACCGAGCAGACCCGCTCGCTGGATCTCATCGGTCGCTACGTCGACAGCCTCGCTGTCGCTGCCGACAATGCGCTGCCGCGCCCCGTGACGACGGTGTGGGGCCAGCAGTCCACGCAGATCGCCCGGGAGGTCAACGCTGCCCTGCGGCAGGAGAAGACCGCAACCCAGGCGATGAGCGACCTGAAGAGTTCCATCGAAGAGATCGAGAGCTCGGCGTAA